A single window of Oncorhynchus keta strain PuntledgeMale-10-30-2019 chromosome 34, Oket_V2, whole genome shotgun sequence DNA harbors:
- the LOC118367518 gene encoding probable C-mannosyltransferase DPY19L1 — MVVKTRKQNVKDQQPQPNVDDRDRSPFVSPGTGKSRRAGKGTPFNSLLHNRNGLFPGFSFIRSKLGLTPSAFVKLGITLVLAALAGYLHWYHLSRLFENDRHFSHLSGLEKEMAFRTEMGLYYSYFKTIIEAPTFINGLYLVMNDRLTEYPLVINTLKRFNLYPEVVLASWYRIYTDIMEFFGLPTKMCWSINRGEGMAPVDGCEGMGDPAYFYVTFVFLLNGLMMSLFFIYGTYLSGSRLGGMVTVLCFFFNHGESTRVMWTPPLRESFSYPFLVLQMLLLTHILRTRNSSRKTMWALGISNLCFMLPWQFAQFVLLTQVASLFASYILGYISPTKIQSLLVTHMITLAVCFVLMFGNSMLLTSFYASSLVSIWGIIALRDKFAEAFKPGLITWVMQGLVWVVSTVILKFMLSAIFGASDDAHISSLIKSKFTSYKDFDTMMYTCAAEFDFMEIETPLRYIKTLLLPINMLVVAVIAGRTIQDVVRFLREGEKYSVKPEDDDDDEEPEMLAKGELVYHSLQLIAFAVLAMLIMRLKLFLTPHMCIMASLICSKQLFGWIGEKFKLHMMVFGILSIMAMQGAANLQAQWGIMGEFSNLPQEQLLDWIKDNTRPNAVFAGAMPTMASVKLSAGRPIVNHPHYEDAGLRERTKLVYAMYSRKSAEVVKRNLMQMEVDYFVLEDSWCTRRSRPGCSMPEIWDVEDPQNAGKVPLCTLMSRDSRPHFATVFHNNVYKVLKVPKAAKELR, encoded by the exons ATGGTCGTAAAAACTAGAAAACAAAACGTGAAGGATCAACAGCCGCAGCCCAATGTCGACGACAGAGACAGGAGTCCGTTTGTGTCGCCAGGCACCGGGAAAAGTAGACGAGCAGGCAAAGGCACCCCTTTCAACAGCTTGCTTCACAATAGGAATGGACTATTTCCTGGGTTTTCATTCATCAGAAGTAAGCTTGGCCTTACCCCGTCTGCTTTTGTGAAACTCGGAATCACTCTGGTTCTTG CTGCTCTGGCTGGGTATTTACATTG GTACCATCTCTCACGCCTCTTTGAAAATGACAGACACTTCTCACATCTGTCAGGACTAGAAAAGGAAATGGCATTTCGGACAGAAATG GGTTTATACTACTCTTATTTCAAGACCATCATTGAGGCCCCAACCTTTATCAACGGCCTGTATCTGGTCATGAACGATCGGCTTACAGAGTACCCACTGGTTATAAACACACTGAAGAGGTTCAATCTCTATCCAGAG GTGGTCCTGGCCAGCTGGTACAGAATCTACACAGATATAATGGAATTCTTTGGACTCCCCACCAAGATGTGTTGGTCCATCAATAGAGGAGAGGGTATGGCTCCGGTGGATGGCTGTGAAG GTATGGGTGACCCCGCATACTTCTACGTGACCTTTGTGTTCCTCCTCAATGGTCTGATGATGAGTCTGTTCTTCATCTACGGGACCTACCTCAG tgGCAGTCGGCTCGGGGGTATGGTCACGGTGCTGTGTTTCTTCTTTAACCATGGAGAG AGCACCCGGGTCATGTGGACTCCGCCCCTGAGGGAGAGCTTCTCCTATCCCTTCCTGGTTCTGCAGATGTTACTCCTCACCCACATCCTCCG GACACGCAATTCCAGCAGAAAGACCATGTGGGCGCTGGGCATTTCCAATTTGTGCTTCATGCTGCCCTGGCAGTTTGCCCAGTTTGTGCTGCTTACCCAG GTGGCCTCTCTCTTTGCCTCGTACATCCTGGGATACATCAGCCCCACCAAAATTCAGTCCCTCCTAGTGACACACATG ATCACACTTGCCGTGTGCTTTGTTCTGATGTTTGGAAACTCCATGCTGCTGACATCATTCTACGCATCCTCGCTGGTCTCCATTTGG GGAATAATTGCCCTGCGGGACAAATTTGCAGAAGCCTTCAAACCTGGCCTCATCACATGG GTCATGCAGGGCCTGGTATGGGTTGTCTCCACTGTCATTCTCAAGTTCATGCTGTCAGCCATCTTTGGAGCCTCTGATGAT GCTCACATCAGTAGCTTAATAAAGTCCAAGTTTACCAGCTACAAGGACTTTGACACCATGATGTATACCTGTGCTGCTGAGTTTGACTTCATGGAAATTGAG ACCCCACTGCGCTACATCAAGACACTGCTGCTTCCCATCAACATGCTGGTGGTTGCTGTCATAGCAGGACGG ACCATCCAGGATGTTGTGAGGTtcctgagggaaggagagaagtatTCTGTCAAACCTGAAGACGATGACGACGATGAAGA GCCAGAAATGTTGGCAAAAGGAGAG CTGGTGTACCATAGCCTACAGTTGATAGCGTTTGCAGTGCTGGCGATGCTCATCATGCGTCTCAAGCTCTTCCTCACACCCCACATGTGCATCATGGCCTCCTTGATCTGCTCCAAACAG ttgTTTGGCTGGATAGGGGAGAAGTTCAAGCTCCACATGATGGTGTTTGGCATCCTGTCCATCATGGCCATGCAGGGCGCGGCCAACTTGCAGGCCCAGTGGGGCATCATGGGAGAATTCAGCAACCTACCCCAGGAGCAGCTGCTGGACTGGATCAAAGACAACACCCGGCCCA ATGCTGTGTTTGCTGGAGCCATGCCCACCATGGCCAGTGTGAAGCTGTCAGCCGGCCGGCCCATCGTCAATCACCCACACTACGAGGATGCTGGACTGAG GGAGAGGACCAAGCTGGTCTACGCCATGTACAGCCGCAAGTCTGCCGAGGTGGTGAAGAGGAACCTGATGCAGATGGAGGTGGACTACTTTGTCCTGGAGGACTCGTGGTGCACCCGCCGCTCCAG GCCTGGCTGCAGTATGCCTGAGATCTGGGATGTGGAGGACCCTCAGAACGCTGGGAAAGTCCCCCTCTGTACGCTCATGTCCAGGGACTCCAGGCCCCACTTTGCCACTGTCTTTCACAACAACGTTTACAAAGTTCTAAAAGTTCCCAAAGCAGCTAAAGAGCTCAGATAA